A single Lactuca sativa cultivar Salinas chromosome 8, Lsat_Salinas_v11, whole genome shotgun sequence DNA region contains:
- the LOC111881746 gene encoding transcription factor ABORTED MICROSPORES, producing the protein MRFLFNTLESLRPLTESKAWDYCVVWMFDDDPSGFIKWIGCCCSGSSHGVCKNVKEETDELELNTPYLCKDTYVKHSVRTKACEKLAVIPSSLPLYPGIHGEVAMSKQPFLLSNDSLGTQLIVPVEGGLIELFRSKHVPNDQRTIETLISRLGVIVEHEFHENDMKSRVNSYHFHQIVPKLELLFPVQQPVMSSGNGKAKHKIGKEQYHSKNLVTERNRRKRIKDGLYTLRALVPRISKMDKASIVGDAIDYIKELEKNVKELQEELKELEEQECKVNDGEMEVCKPKRAYESSTQMYSKAKTRVSNVNDSKNEVEVEVEVHQIGAHDFLLKIICNKKPDGFLKIMETIDSLGLEVIDINVTTCNGRVLNVLNLEAKGKEVVAKSLKDSLLTSWSALKLE; encoded by the exons ATGAGGTTTTTATTTAACACATTGGAGTCGCTAAGACCCCTTACAGAATCCAAGGCATGGGACTACTGCGTTGTTTGGATGTTCGATGACGATCCTTCAGG GTTTATTAAGTGGATTGGATGCTGTTGCAGTGGAAGTAGCCATGGTGTTTGTAAAAATGTCAAAGAGGAAACCGATGAACTCGAGCTCAATACGCCTTACCTCTGCAAAGATACTTACGTTAAACACTCTGTAAGGACAAAAGCTTGTGAAAAACTTGCTGTAATTCCTTCTTCGTTGCCACTGTATCCTGG GATCCATGGAGAAGTAGCGATGTCTAAACAACCATTTCTGCTAAGTAAC GATTCACTTGGAACCCAATTAATCGTTCCTGTTGAAGGTGGTTTGATCGAGCTCTTTAGATCAAAACAT GTTCCCAATGATCAAAGGAcgatagaaaccctaatttcacgaTTGGGTGTCATTGTAGAGCATGAATTCCATGAAAATGACATGAAAAGTCGTGTGAATTCATATCATTTCCATCAAATTGTTCCTAAACTAGAGCTTCTTTTCCCTGTTCAACAACCTGTTATGTCATCAG GCAATGGTAAGGCTAAACACAAGATAGGTAAAGAACAATACCATTCAAAGAATCTTGTAACCGAAAGAAACCGAAGAAAGCGAATCAAAGACGGTTTATATACACTACGCGCTTTAGTTCCCCGAATTTCCAAG ATGGATAAGGCTTCAATAGTTGGAGATGCAATTGATTACATAAAAGAGTTGGAAAAAAATGTTAAAGAGCTTCAAGAAGAGCTTAAGGAACTTGAAGAACAAGAATGTAAGGTGAATGATGGTGAAATGGAAGTTTGCAAACCAAAAAGAGCTTATGAGAGCTCTACACAAATGTATTCTAAAGCAAAAACTAGGGTTTCAAATGTTAATGATTCAAAAAATGAG GTGGAAGTGGAAGTGGAAGTACACCAAATCGGGGCTCATGATTTCTTGTTGAAAATAATTTGCAATAAAAAACCCGATGGGTTTTTGAAAATAATGGAGACAATTGATTCATTGGGACTTGAAGTGATTGATATTAATGTTACTACTTGTAATGGTCGTGttttgaatgttttaaaccttgag GCTAAAGGGAAAGAGGTGGTGGCCAAGAGTTTGAAAGACTCGTTGCTTACGAGTTGGTCGGCTTTGAAACTTGAGTga